GTCCCCCCTGTTCTTGGTGTCTATTTCCAcggcctcccttcctcctccaccgtccAACAGTGTTAAGGAAGGACCCCGCTCTCCCCTTTCAGCAGCCCCCCGCCCGGGGGCAGCGGTCTGGGCCGTGTGGCTCTCAGGCGGAGATGGACAGATGTCCGTGCTCATCTGCGGTGTCCAGGATCCGGCATATGACCGGGGACTCCACCTGCAGCACGGAGAGGGCAAGACCCCTTAGGAGATACTTTGTGTAGATGCTACAAACCTTTAACTATATCACCATGTCCCTGGAACAACAACTAAATAATCGATCTGTATACATATCCATCtattattatcatatatatttctgtctatctatctatatatctgtcgatctatatatacacactactTTCTTTGTTGttgcaatattattattatttttgtttaattatttaaaaaggGACAGTGCACATTAATCAACATGGCCATTGCATCGGACATATAAATGCACCAGATttagtttaaaaaaataattttcatCTGTAGTCCCTTGCAGGTCGATGTTAGATAGAACATACAAAAGCATAAAAGCAACACAACATATAGTTAGACAGATGATTGACATTGAGATTACATGGTACATTACATAATGTAACATGCCAGAATAAAAGGATTAAAAGTGAAGcgaataacaaacaaaaaacataaaataattaaacatgGAACTCTTAAGCAGTTAGTAAGCTCACAATCACAAGAAAGAGGTTAGTTTAGCTCAAGGTAACACATCACCTATGGTTCCatgtttgtttacatttagGTATAGCTTTGTTTACGACTTACCCCCAGGATGTACTGGCATGTCTGGGGCTCCAGCATGTACACAGTGACAGCGTGGGGGGACTCGGACTCTTTGCACCTGACACAAAACAAGCAGGCGTGTTAAGACTCAACAACAGAACTTCCATTATCGTTCTCCATTTAACTACAGGGACGGAAAGAACGGAAACCGCCGATGGTTTGCTCTCAAGCGACCAGCCCTTCTGTTTCAATGGTGCAAGTTATACATATAAGCTATTcgttaattaaataatatacaGTAGGACAGAAAACTCACTTGAGCTTGACCACGACCTGTCTTGGTTTCCCTGTCATGTCGCACAAATCCCCGTGGCCATAGAAGTGGGACACCAGCCTGCAgtgggggaaacacacacacacacacacacacgcaaacaaatcAATACACAATTAAGAAATGAAACGCTACACACATCGGCACACATCCGCAGGAGAAACCAGCACCTACTTGACTTTCTGCAGGTCGTCGTCCTTCAGCTGGTAGGAGCGCGCCACGTTCTTCTTGGCCCACTCGAGATGCTCGTCGGCGTTCCAGCTCCCGACCACCACGATGTTCTTCCCCTGCTCCTTGTCCTGGTGGGAGACGCGTTATCCTACATGTGGGTCGAGGCAGCGCCACGCACGATGGTCCCATTCCAAACACTCAAAGGGAGACGCCACACGCCTCTGGTGGTGTGATCGGCCGTTGTGCAAACCGGATGTTCGACAGGATGCACCTTGATGTTTAGAAAGTTTATCGATGCCCGTTGGACCTAGCAGTAACTTCCGGGTGGCAGAAAGACACGCATAGAAACACCCAATAAGGTGTTTCTATGTTATGTCCGGTAACCCTAGGCCGGTCGTACCAtaattgggggctcgtccgggaattgaacccgggacctctcgcacccaaagcgagaatcatacccctaagTGTTTTGCACTTTGGATCCTAAGAAGAATGGAAGTGGCTCTGTTTACACTGGCCACCTAGTACAAGGCCTGAGGAGGGATCAGGTGCCATCTTGGATGGGCCGCTAGGCGAGACCACTTACCTCATGGTACTGATGCACGTGTTTCCCGTAACAGAATTCATACTTCCACCAGCCCACTCCCTACAGGGACACACAAGCAAGGCCGTTAAgacagagatgtgtgtgtgtgtgtgtgtgtgtgtgtgtgtgtgtgtgtgtgtgtgtgtgtgtgtgtgtgtgtgtgtgtgtgtgtgtgtgtgtgtgtgtgtgtgtgtgtgtgtgtgtgtgtgtgtgtgtgtgtgtgttcggcagGCCTCACCCCATGCAGGCAGTACGAGCCGCTCAGGAACTCCCTGATGAGCTGGTCGTCCGTCAATCGGGAGATGTGGGTGCTCCCCACGGTGACCTGGGACGAGCCCCCCACCGTGATGGGCttgtgggtggaggagaaggcctCCTCCCTCACTGGGGACGTGTCCTCCTGGGAACAGAGTCACAGTCTTCACGTTAATCGCCAGGTAAGTGAAGCACATATGTGGAATTTAGCATGTGaatttagcacacacacacacacacacacaaaccgaggTGCCAACATTAATTTAATATCCACATTTATAACACGTgagtctgtcacacacacacacacacacacacacacacacacacacacacacacacacacacacacacacacacggtgaaaACAAATAATAAGCATTGTATAGCTATAACTACAAAATAGAAAGAAAGTTAGCCGCAAGTACTATCAGTcattaaacaaatataaaatagaaataattaCTGTTTGAGCAGGAATGTGCCGATCATTTTCAAGAAACAAAAAAGCACAGAGGCAGCGATGCGTGTCAACGTCAAGTTAAACGGTAAGCTAACCGTGTTGAAACATAGCATCTCTGGAGGTGAGCATTATGCACCATAGTTACATATCCAGGTTCATCTACTATCCTCGAGTTTGAATTCCTACTAATATTAAAACCACTCCGGTTGTCACGTCTTCCATGCGACTACGGTCTCCTTGGCTGACATTTTAAAagatatatatttgtttgagtTCTTTAAAAttctataaatatttttaaaaaataacccttttctcatttagttttagttttaaaaacaattattttgagagcctctaccccaatttcgttgcactttgtgcaatgacaataaagagattctgattctgatctgATTCTTTCGGCCCAAGGACGAGCCCCCTCACCTCGATGACCTCCCGGACCTCCCGGACCTCGCGGACCTCCCGGGCCTCGCGGGCCTCCAGCACCGAGGAGAAGGGGGGCTTGAGCTGCTCCTGCTGGGCCGTGTCCAGCTTGGTGAGCTGCTGGGGGCGGAGCGGGGAGCCCGCCAGCGCCTGGCACAGGATGGCGTTCACCGGCGACGACTTGAACCtaggggggagcggggggggggtcagtgtcAGGGAGGCTCAGGAGGTGGAACACACGGCCATGTTTAATACCAACGCCATGACCGGCCGGTGACACTGTTTACCGGTTAAACCACCGGAAACCCACTGGGGCATccatgcaacaacaacaaaaatgtacACTCTCGCTATTGTAAGAGGCTTTAGATGATATTTATAATGccaaattacattattattattatgtaacaGCATTAGAATTACAATTATATTAATGCCATCTAAACATATTTCTCTGTTTCGGGTTAGAGAGACAAAGACGAGCGTATGGCTGAGTGTGTTTATAGCTCACCACAGACGTTGTTCTGCCGAGCTTAACTGGCAGAGGCAAAGGATTCACTCTGCCAGGGTTAAGGGGGTCGATTCCCACCCATGCGAAGATTGCATGCACAATGAATGCGTGCAAAATTACAATGTATTGTTGTGGACGCTTTAGATAAAGCAtctactattatatatataattattgttGCATATAGCGTACAACGTTTGGGAAATTCTGGGCCGATACAGATGTTAATTTTTTATAGCGaacaaacaatgtttgttaaagAAAAACAGTTTCAAAGTCTTTCAGGCCTTCATCACACTATCTTTGAATGAGCACACATTCAATTTTACAAATGTATGAAAATAGCTGTGATATAATTTTCTTTTACATAAACAATGAATTAAAAATATTGTTTCAAAATCGATGCAACATAACATAAACAACGCCCCTAATGAACGTTATCTTATTTGTCTTATTCTTAAATATATCGGCCAATATATCGTCCGATACCAATGAACGGCCGATAAGTCGGTGCATCCCAAGCGGTACACTGTAGCCGGTAAACCAGCGGGTTCATCGGGGAAGCTCTACCTGAACTTGGGGTGGTTGCACAGAAGCGGGGTGAGGATCACCACCTCGTACTCGCAGGTGGTGACCTCGGCGATGGACAGGATCTCGTGCTTCGCCTCGGGATGGCACACGTACATCACAGAGGTGGCCCGCGCCTGGTTCTGCTTCAGCACGCATGGCGTGCCGTTGCCCATCCCCACGGGGTAGTAGGGCGTGAACTGGCCCTCGATGTTCCTGGTGGGCACCTAGTCAGCCGCGACAACAACACGCAGAAAACAGTGGAGCGAAAACGGGTTTCAGACATCTCTTGAGAACACACGTCAGAACTGAAATTGGACAGGAAACCACAGACGAGTGGTTCAGGGACGCACCTCTTTCTCGTTCTCAGCGCTGACATCTTCTGCTTCGCTGCCTTTTTCTGCAAACAAGTGCATCGATTTACCCACTTATGACAAAGCCTTTAGCATGTAACAATGGGTACTCATGTAGTGAACATCCACAATGTGGACTCAACTCACCCGTCTCTGTCATGATACCCAAGAAGTACTCTTGAATACTGATTTTCTAAAAGAAAAACGTAAATAATTCTCAGTCCACATCGGCCTACTCTTAATTAAGTCATTCCATATGTTACCTAAGACAAATGCCACACTAATCATGAATTCTTCTTTAATCACAAAAGAAAACTAACCTGCCCAGTCTCCTTTTCCTCATGATACTGTCTTACATGTTTCCCGTGGCAGACTTCATAAGTCCAGTATGACTCAATCTAGGATGGGTCACAACACAACATAATATTTCAATTCCCCTTAAATAGAAGTTTGCATTAACTTGCATGCAACATACAATCATATCAACACAACTATAGACAACTGAAAAGAGGACATGCTGGTTggttctttttcttcttttgtaCAAAAGTATTAAAGCGACGGTGACACAGAAGAGGTGACTCACTCTGTAGGAGCAGCTGCTCTGCTTGAAGAGAGGTTCTAGCAGGACTCCAGGTGTAGGCCCCTTGTACATTTTATCGTCATCCTAAAACACCATAATCACTTTGTTTAGGACCATAGTTGTGGTGTGCCGGTAGCACCTCGAAGCTAATTTGTCATCACGCTAACAGACATTAACATCAACATCACAACCCCAATCAGTGAACCGTACACATTCTGTGTCTTCAGTGATTGAATGCTTGAGACTTATCTGGAAACCAATGGCATGCAGGTACAAAGAGAATGTCCCAAGCTGTACGCAGAGGTTCAGTATTGGTGGATTGATCGACATTAAAAACAATCAGATAGGACTTGTATGTAAACGAATCGGGCATACTTCATGGAAGGAATGGCCTCTAAGTGGTTGCAATACACGATCCCAATGCCAACACTCACCCCATCTCCCGATGCAAGGGAAGGCAGGAGACACTTATATTTCTCTTTCTCCGTTGTGGTCATAATGACAAAGTCATCTTCATTGTAGAGTGCACCTGATGTGGGCTGGAATAAGGGAAACGTGGCTGTCAATACTTAGTCGGAAGTGGACATGGGGAAATGTCATCTCTTAACATGTTGCAAGTGTAGATCTGTTCTTATGCCGTTTACACATAATTGCAAATCCGGTACATACCAGAGTGTACTCGGAACCAGGCCAAGAGATCTTGAAGGGGATCTCATCCGTGAACGTTTGGTATCCCCCTCGGTTCGCTGAGACCCCGCTGCacacctccaccagcagccCACCGAGAAGCATCCGGACCAGCGACTCCATGCTCGCCCTGCAGCGTCACTAAACCCTCACAAGCCGAGCGTCCTTCTCCGCATGCACCCGACCTCACAACGCACCGACTCACACAGACAGTGTTTAACAATCGGAATCATCCGCCGCTGACTTACGCCCAGGGAATACGGAGTAGTGTCACGGATGTCAGCCAGGATGTCAACAAGACTACAAAATAGCGGAAGTGAGGTGTTACGCTGCCACGTCAGTTTACTTTTGCCGCTGGTAAAAACAGCACCATCTAGTGGTGATGGGGGGTacgatatatatttaattatggTAATATAAAATTGCAATCAAAATATCGATGAAAGGCAGGTGTGAGAACAACAATAAAACTTCTGTCACAATCACCAGCTCCATCTGCCTCTTATCCTATATCCATTGAATTGTGGCCGTTTCTatcaaaaaatatgttttattatttgtgtACAAATGTATGCTTCATATAGCCCTTTTTTCAATCATTAATCAGTAAATAAGACCATCTGTTTCTAGACTCACTTGATTTACGTTGTTAGTTGTCTAACAATAGTATGGAGTAATAACTATCAGACCAAAGTCTCATTTTTCATTAAGAATGACAGTGGCTTAAATTATATgaatagtttatttttttaattaattatcgGTAGTTCTGTGTCTTATTAAATAGCTTGATTTTTAGCAATGAGATGAATTCAGCAGAAATATgttaaataaagaaagatggaAAGTACAAACAGAAAGGGGCTATGTAGCCTATGGAATACATAATAAGGATTATATAATAACGCATTTATAAAgataacaaaatataaaaaatgaaaatgataaTTACATGGGATAACTGTATTGTTCATTAGTAATCTATTTCAGgcaacaacaaagaaaaaatatattcaaTATGTTATGGCTTAGTTCATATTGATGTGTTCCTTCATTGAACGTCAAATCTAACCTGGTACAATCGAATAAAATCGTGGCACACGTTACACCACACCGTGAATTGAATAAACACTTCCCCTCGAGGTTTAGAACCAAAGTATAACAACCCGTTTTTCACCTTTTGGGGGAGCTGTTGAGATGTATGAGAAATGCGGGGCAGAGGAAAGATTATAATGGTGATTTTacgacaaagacagagaggattaggaggagaaagggatatGGGAAACAGGGAAGGAAACAAGCTGAGGAACATCCCCCTAGATCATCGGTTTCTCTTTCACGTTTTCCCTCTGCATACATACGAGCCCATACATTATGctgggcatgcacacacagactgctCAAGAAGCTCTCTAGATACTGGGTGATAGAAAGCTAGCTCAAGCCTTTACTCTTGTCCATGAATTGCAAATGTTCCTGAATGCATATCAACAAACAAAGatacataccaacacacacacacacacacacacacacacacacacacacacacacacacacacacacacacacacacacacacacacacacacacacacacacacacacacacacacacacacgatcattTCATTATTCAAAATACATCAAAGCATCAAAATATTAACTGTCCATTTACTGTTCCCATCCCTAGCCtacatttataaaaatatacTTAAATCTATCTATTGATGCACAGAAAAACCTAAATTAAACTCTCTTTTAGAACTGAACCCATGAATACACTCTTAAATATTGTTATATTGATATACATTTACCATATACATTTTGACATACTTGTAACCTGGAAGAAAtgtctttctttg
Above is a window of Gadus morhua chromosome 15, gadMor3.0, whole genome shotgun sequence DNA encoding:
- the erlec1 gene encoding endoplasmic reticulum lectin 1 encodes the protein MESLVRMLLGGLLVEVCSGVSANRGGYQTFTDEIPFKISWPGSEYTLPTSGALYNEDDFVIMTTTEKEKYKCLLPSLASGDGDDDKMYKGPTPGVLLEPLFKQSSCSYRIESYWTYEVCHGKHVRQYHEEKETGQKISIQEYFLGIMTETEKGSEAEDVSAENEKEVPTRNIEGQFTPYYPVGMGNGTPCVLKQNQARATSVMYVCHPEAKHEILSIAEVTTCEYEVVILTPLLCNHPKFRFKSSPVNAILCQALAGSPLRPQQLTKLDTAQQEQLKPPFSSVLEAREAREVREVREVREVIEEDTSPVREEAFSSTHKPITVGGSSQVTVGSTHISRLTDDQLIREFLSGSYCLHGGVGWWKYEFCYGKHVHQYHEDKEQGKNIVVVGSWNADEHLEWAKKNVARSYQLKDDDLQKVKLVSHFYGHGDLCDMTGKPRQVVVKLKCKESESPHAVTVYMLEPQTCQYILGVESPVICRILDTADEHGHLSISA